CATCCACACCTGTCTCAAAGGCTATACCATGCACAGCTCTGCCTCCCCTTGTGTCCAAGGCCCAGTGTGATGTGGATGTGTCTATACCTGCTGCCCTTCCCCAGGCTGAGCCTGATGTGGTGGAGGTTGCCCCAGCGGTAGAACTGGGTTTGACCCCTGTTGTGTCTCCAGGAGGGCAGCGAGAGAGGCCCAGAGGGGAGCCTCCAGCAGGTGCCCCTGGACATCGCTCAGGGGAGCCCCCCATAGGGCCTGTCCAAAGCgccaaaaagaagaaagtgcGATTCTCCATGGCTGTGTCCAGTCCCTCCGAGGAGCCAGGGTTAGGAGAGGCCTTGGGCCCACCCTCACCAGCCACAGCCCGGTCCTCAGCCCCCAGGATGGCAGCTGGGGGCCGCGGGGGGCCTGGAGCCTGGGACGCTGTGGCAGTTGGGCCCCGGCCCCTCCAGCCTCGGGTCCTCAAGCTTCTGCCTCCCCCGGCCTCCTCTGCCTTGGAGTGGCCCGAGCCCAGGAGCTGCTTTGCAGTGACCCTCCCAGAGGCCTATGAGTTCTTTTTTTGTGACACGATTGAGGAAGAGGACGAAGATACTGTAGAGGCAGCAGAGGCTGGCCAGGCTGCAGCTGAAGTCCAGTGGCCGGACGTGTGCGAGTTCTTCTTCCAGGACTTGCAAGCCCAGAGGTCGGAGCACCCAGTGGGGCGCTCCTTGGCCCCACCCCCTCCGGCCAAGCCTATGCCAGCTCCTCCACCTGGAGACCCCATGCCCATCTCCATCCCTGAGGCCTATGATCACTTCCTTGGGGAGGACAGGGTAGACAGCATGCTGGGACCGGCTGCCCTTCTCCAGTTGCAGGCCACAGAGAACCCCAGGTCGGTCCCCCATGGAGTGGGCCCTGGAACCCCACCAGAGCCCTGCCCAGCCACAGCAGAGCAGCTCAACCTGGCAGTCAGGCAAGCAGGTATGTGTGGCATGGGCCCTATGGCCTGTCCAGGTCCTGGGAACACACTGTCCAGAGAGTTCAGCCAGGAGGGCTATTGGGGAAGGGCAGGCCAGGACCCTGGGTCATGAGCCAGTAGGGGGGCCTTGGGGATGCTCTGGGAAGGAACGACCTGCTTCCAGCCATCCCAGGACACAGTCCAGGTGGGGCAGACCAGGCCAGGCATCGTGCCCATTCAGGGGTTTGACTCTGCACTCACCACCACTGTGTTTAGGTCTGATGACAGCAGCAcctgcccccagcctctggcagggCAGGTGTCAGGGTGGTTCCTGCTCAGCCTTGCTGCCCGCTGGGTCAGGCAGTCAATAGACTTCATCTTACATTCCCTTTAGAAGATATTTTACAAACGGTGCCCCAGAGGCAATTTGCCGAAGGTGGCCTGACTCAACTATGCCACACATCACCTTGTGTCTTGGGACAGAGTATCATGGGGAAGGGGTGACTCAGACAGCCTGTCCCGGGGCAGGCGTGTCCCAGGATAGACATGTCCTGGGATAGACATGTCCTCAGGCAGGCATGTCCTGGGGCAGCCATGTCCCAGAATAGATGTGTCCCCAGGCAGGCGTGTTCCAAGATAGACACGTCCCGGGATAGATGTGTCCCTGGGCAGGCATGTCGCAGGGCAGCCATGTCCCAGGATAGACATGTCCCCGGGCAGGCATGTCTGAGTGGAGCAGCCGGAGCTCAGGGTGTACTTCTCTTTTCTAGGGGAGCCCTGGGGTCCCCTCACCTCGTTTACCTTCAGCCAGAACGACATGTGCCTAGTGTTTGTGGCCTTTGCTACCTGGGCTGTGCGAACATCGGATCTGCATACCCCAGACGCCTGGAAAACAGGTTTGGGGGCtctgggggaggagggacagTGGTGTCCAGTCTCACCAGCTGGGCCAGCAGGGATGAGCGTACATGGGGAGGCACAGGTTTCTCTCCGACATTGCTTTCCCATTGCTGACTCCCATGCCCCGCCAATCTCCTCCTGCCCTTTGAGGGCTGGGCCATACGGGTAGAAGGTGGTGACCAGGCTGGAGTGGAGCTGGCACTCAGGGGCCTGTGCTTCTCCTGCAGTCTTGCTGGCCAACATTGGCACCATCTCTGCCATCCGATACTTCCGTGGTCAGGTGCGGAGGGGGCGCCGCAGCCCGAACCGCAGtcgcagccccagccccagctccagtTCCAGCTCCTAGGACCCAGTCTTGGCCCAGGAAGACGCAGGATGAGGAAACGGCCACAGGTGCTCAGGGCAGGCGCTGCCCTCAGGCCTTGCACTTTGACCTCTGTTCTCCACCATCTAGGAAGGAGCCAGCATCCTTGGTCTTGGCTCCTTTGGACTCCACCGAGGGTCCAGCCAGTGGCTGAGGCCAAGGCTATACCCCACACCCGGAGAGGGGAAGGTTCTGGAAGGCTGGGCGAGAAGGGGCTGAGCAGGGAGCTGGTTAGTAAGGTGGCCAGGGTAGCAAATCAGAGCACAGGATGTCCAGTGATGCCTGAATTTCAGACATGTAGTATTTGAGCCGTATTTACACTAAGATATTTGCGGTTTATCTGAAATCAAATTTGACTGGGTGCCCTGTATTTTACCAGCTTATCTAGTCagggggtgagggcagggcaCTGGAAATTAGGGGGTCAGAGCAGCAGCAAGACCCTGCTGGAGACCTGGGCAGGGGCAAGGGTGATGAGGCTGGGTGGGCTTGAGGCTGGGGGGGCAGGTCCCAGGGACTCTCTGCCCCATTTAGAAGTGGGCTGGACTGGTGAGGGCCTCTGAGGCCTCCCTGGTCCCTGAGCCCCAAGGGCCTGTGGCCAAGGCCTCCTTGGCTCCTGCCTGAGACAGTGAACAGGGGCCTACAGGGGCCTATGGGAAGGGGCTCCAGAGGCCCCTGCAGGGCGGGGGTCTATAGGGCAGAGCCTGGACAAGGTGCAAGGGCAGAGTGCAATGGTGTCAGGTAGAGGGACTGGACCTGGGATTGTCCCGGGGCTGAGAGGAGCCGGAGATGGGGTAGGTAGGTGGGCAGGGGACTGGTGGTGGCAGAGCAGCGGGGGTGCTGGGGGGGCATGCATGGGGTCCTCAGGACGACGGGAGACTCCAGGCTGCTAAGTGGAGAACGCATGGATACAGCACCAATaaatctccttctctttcttgttcaGTCTCTTGTCAgttcctccccaccagccccatCCCACTCGCACACCTAGGCAactctcctgcctctcctgaTGATGTCTCAGACCTCGTGGACCTCTGACCCTCAAGCTCTCTGACTTCACATACTCTGACCCTCATTAACCTGATTTTCTCAGCCCTCTGACCTCCTGCTCCTAGGTGAAGCCCCCATCAAGTCCCTTCCCTTATTCCTTCCTGGGGAGCAGGCCAAGGTCCGGCCCCTCTGGGCATCCTTTCCTGATCTGTGGTCCAGTCACTTGGGCCAGGGCATCCTCAGGATGACGCCCTTCTCCTGGCCCATCCAGAGCTCAGGAAAACTCCATGTTCTGGGGACCTTCCACCCTGCTGGGGCCAGAGCCTGATGTGGTACTGGACGGGGGGTTGGTCAGCCTGCGGCCCTGCTGCAGACCCCCGTCCAGGTTGACACTGGCAGATGGTCCCGAGAAGCGGCCTGCCCGGCCATCAGATCCACTGGATGAGCCCCTCCTCAGCCTCAGGCGCCCCGCGGGGCCACCGCcggtgggagggagaaggaaccTTGTCCCAGATGTTGTCATAGCTTCTGGGGGGACGGCCATCTGGTGGGGAGGGCAGACAGACATGTGCCTTCAGGAAGCAATACCCAGGGGTCCCCAGAAAGAGGCAGGAGCCCTCGCTTACCTGGGGGAGGCGGCAGGGGGCCCAGCGACGCTTCTCTTGCAGGGGAGGCCTGGGGACACAACCACAAGTCTGAGAGCCAAGCACCGGGGGCCCCTGAGCCTTCCCTCGTGCCCCCCGCTGCCCCTTCCTGCCCACTGCTCCCTGTCCTTGGCCTGTGCCCACTCCATCCTCCCATTTCCATCTCTCCTGCAGGGTTCCGGGAGGCCCCCCCCGCCATTTTCCCTCCCCCCAAGAAGCCCTGTCCAGGGTGCGGGCTGCTACTCACAAACTGAGGGGAGTCTGGGGGCTGGGACCCCCGGCCCTTGATGGAGCCTCGGTGCCGCTGAGGGGCTCGGGACTGCAGGGCACCCTTCTCAGAGTGTCCAGCACTGGGCTCAGAGACAGGCACGGACACGGGGACAGATGGGAACAGGGCAGAGGGCTCAGGGCCGAGCGAGTTCTGCATCACACTGAGGAACTGTGGGGAAAGTGGTGGTGACCCAGGCCCTGCGCCAGGGCCTCCATGGAGCTGGGGGACCCCCGCTCCAGAGCCCCACAGCCTCTCATCGTGGCCTGAACCAGCCCAGGCTTCGGGCACCTCCAGCCCCTTCTGTCACCCTCATGACTGACCTCGTCCAAGTCCTGGACGTCTGTGATTTtgtggtgggaggtggcaggTGGCGTGTAGGGATCAACGTAGAGTGGGGAGTGTGGTGACTCCAGGGGGTGGTCTGGGGCCACAGGGCCGCCCTCCAGGCCCGCTCTGCTCAGCTGCAGGAAAGCAGAGGAGACAGGTTTCCTGGAGCTGCACATGCCGTCCTCCCTTCTCCATGCAAGAGGCTTCTGCATGGCTCCAGGACCACCTGGGCCCAAGACACAGAGGCCAAGGAGGGAGGACGGGAGGGTGAGCCAGGCCCGGAACCGGTTCAGCGCGCTGGGCCCACCTTGGTCAGGTCCAGGTGCAGTGGGGTGGCTGGACTGGGCCCCTCGCCCCGAACCTTGCTCCTGGGTGAGCGGCTGCTGCCGCCCcgtctcagctctgccctctgtcTGACCATGCTGGTGCAGCTGGGATTGATCTGGTCCTGTAGAGACCAAGAAccttccagaaagttccctgGGGCCCTCTCCCACACAACCTTCTGAGGCTGCACCAAGCTCCCGCCAGCCTGACTCCCCTCCCCTGAGGACCTAGGGTCCCTCTTGGGATGGGGTGCCATGGGGACCCAGGCTCCCCAGCACAAACTCGCTTCCTGCCCCCGTCCCTTTCCCTCGCCCATTCCCTTCCTCCAGACACTCACGGGTGCAGACTGGGCAGGGCAGCCTGTGGTGGACGGCACTGAGGACTCGGGGAGGGAGTGGCTGGTGCGGGTGGAGGGGGGCACCGGGCACCCAGAGTTCCAGCTGGTCTGTCCATCTGAGGTGAGAGAGCCTCGGCCGCCGCCCATGACCTGGGCAACGCAGAGGTGGGTGAGCAGGATGGCAGGACCCTCTCCACACCTACCCGTGCCCAGACCCACCCTTCTGTCCTCCTGTGGCTACACTGCCTGGAGCCTGAGCTGTGGGGCGGCCCCCTACACTGACCCTCACCTGTGTGGGCGTCTGCAGCCCCAGGAAGCTCTCCAGGCCTGGTGCAGCGGGGGCCGCCTCCCTGCGGGAGATGGCCTGCAGGCAGAGCAGCCAGTGGCTGTAGTCCTCGTAGCTGGCACACAGCACGCGGATGGTGTTGATGAGGCGCCCTGCACACAGATGCTGTGAGGGGCCAGGTGGGCAGGGCGCCCTGGGGAGGCCCCACTGAAGAGCTGGCACCCTCCAGGCTTgtgcctccctcccagccccgccACAGCCCACCTTCAATCAGGAAGGAGCGgatctgcttctctctctcctccaggttGATGTGGACGGCTCTGAGTGGGAGTTCCCCCTGTGAGGAGCAAGCAGCAGGGAGGATGGGGCCTCTGTTCCAGGGGGCAGCCAGGCAGCAGGCCCGCTTGGAGAGACAGGCCCCTCTCAGGGCACTGAGAGCCAGCACACGAGAGCCGCCCAGGAGCGGCCGTGCCCCCGCCACCTGCCCCCGTGATGGTCTGGCTGGTGGCTGAGGACCCTCTGGGATGACACAGGGCACCAGGCAAGGGCCCCTCCTTCCCCACGTCAGAGCTGAGACCAGACTGACCAGGGAAGCGGGCCTGATGGGTGTGGCCAGCATGCCTCTGTTCCAACAGGCCCCGAAATACAGGTTCCTCCTGACCCaatgccccctcccacccccacacatAGGGTGCCTCCCTGGGGCGGGTCCACAGTGGGGAAGACCCACCTTAAAGGAAAGCCCATCTGCTTCCTCAGAGAAAATGGCCAGGGAAGTCGGGTACAGGACCAGCAGCCGGTCCCACTGCTCCTGTGAGGGGGTCAAAGGGCAGAGTGGGGACATCTGCTACCTGCACCCCTCCGCTGCCTCCTCACCCCCATCTTCTCCCCtacctcctcacccctcccctatctcctcacccccatctcctcccccatctccttacccctcccccacctcctcacccctccctcatctcctcacccctcccccaccttctcacccctcccccatctccttacccctcccccacctcctcaaCCCTCCCCTATCTCCTCACCTCAtctcctcccccatctccttacccctcccccacctcctcaaccctcccccatctcctcccccatctccttacccctcctccacctcctcaacCCTCCCCTATCTCCTCACCCCATCTCCTCCCCCAACTCCTCACTCTTgccccacctcctcacccctccctcaTCTCTTCACCCCTTCTCCatccccccctccacccccctgcCCTCACCTTCTCTCACCCCTGTGTCCCGCCCCACCTGTGAGGGCAGATGCTGCAGCTTGACTCTCGAGGCGCAGATGGCGCTGCCTGCCACTTGGCGTCCTGAGGCCGTCCGCAGCTGAGTCAGCCTGCGCTGCAGAGTCCAGGGAAGCTCGTCCTCCGGGGGGTCCTGGTAAAGGGGGGTCAGGGCAGGCTGGagagggtggggatgggaaggGGGTGGGGTCCCAGCACTGACCTGTGGTGGCGCTGAGTGACAGTGCTGCAGTCCTCCCACAAGGGCCATCTGCTTCTCCAGGTGGTAGAGCCAGCGGCCCAGCTCCGCCTGGCTGGGGCAGAGCACCAGGAGGGGGGCGGGCAGCGGGCCTGCGGGCGGGTGGCAGCAGAGGGGGCTGGGCCAGCAGCCCACAGGCAAGGCCCCTCCCAGGGGCTCCTCCTGACCCCGGACCCAGGTCACACACAGTTCTGGAGATCCCCACCCACTGCCCTCACCCAGTGTGATAAGTGCACGTGTGCCCATTGGAGCCAAGACCCCTAATGCGCTCAGGGTCCTGCCAGTGTCCCAGAGCCTGGCCAGAGGCCAAGGTCACTGAGCAGCCCTGGCTTTCTCACCCTCCCAGGGGCCTGGTCCACTCATGCTGCCCACATACCTGTGATCTGGAAGGCATGCTCTCTGGACCCCTCTAGTGGGCAGACCCTCAGCTCCATCAGTGGTAGCAGCCCCTGCCAGGGCACAGCAAGGAGGGTAGGGCTGGGACACTCTCAGTGGGAGGTGGCCGCTCCCTctcctcccgcctcctccctgcGCCCATCCCCTCACCTGGAAAGTGAGCCCTTTGGAGCCATGGGCCTGGAAGTAGAGGTGCGAGGGGAACAGCTCCAGGTAGCAGTCGCTGGTGTCCTGGAGGAGAGCAGGCGGCGtctgaggggctgggggcaggcctCAGGCTGGTGCCTCAGCACTCCTCACCCGGCCAGCCCCCACCTGGCTGTGCTGAAATCGCAGCTGGACCTTGGCGTAGTGCACAACCTTGCCCAGGTTCCTCACGGGCACCCTCCGCCGTCCTTTCTTGAACACAGTCAGGAACGGCTGCTCCAGGTTTTCTCGCTGGCTCTCCAGGCTTGGGATATCCTGCAGGGAGCAGAACTCAGAGGAGAGGGCCTGACTTGGGGCCGGCAGCCCCGAGCCTGGACATACCTGCCAGTCACACAAGACACAGATTAAgaacacacacaccccatcaTGCATGCCTACGGAACCTACACActcacgcacgcacgcacacatgcACGGCTTCCCTGCCATCAGAGCGATGTGGTCTGGTGGTGGACACAGTGAGGCGAGGTCTGGACTCCGCGGAGAGTCACCCATGTTTCTGCCACTTCCTGAGCTGTGTCCCCTTGTCCCAGTTACTCAACCTCCCGAGACCCGTGGGCCAGGGGGGTTTCCAGGCCTCTGAGTGAGGCTCGCTCGAAACCCTCGGGTGCCTCGAGCTGCTGGTGGATGTTTAACATCTGGTTCTACAAAAGGAAGGCATACATACTCCCGCCACAGCCCATTTCAAGCTACTGACGTGATGTCAGTGGATGTGGAACTGGGGAGAGATGCAGCGATCGGTTCTCGAGAGTTGGTGCTAGCCCCCAGCCTCACCACGTGCCCTGTGACCTTGCTCACAGTGACGGCCAGGGTCCTGGTGGCCCTCCCCTCACAGCAGGTACACGTCTGTCCTCGCTCTTGTTGTTCCCTCGGCCTGGAACATTCAGCCCAAACTCCCTTCTCACCCTTCGGGGCTTGGCTCAGACCTGACCTCCTCGGTAAGGTCCTGTCTGGGTACCTTCTGACCTCCCACCTTCCCTGAGCCCTCGGCACATGTTTCCTCCTTAGCGACAGCCACATCTAACTTATTATATCTTCCACTTGTCTTGCCATCTGGCTCTGTCACAGGAATGGGAACACAATGAGAACAGggtctttgtctgtttttcccactgctgtgtccccagggcctagaGCAGGCCTGGGATGTCTGCAGAAAGAGGGAGGGTCGGCGCCTGCAAGCCCTTGACCAATCCTGGTCCAGAGAGCCCTCTACAAAGAGGGGCTGAGTCATCAGATTGGAGTCAACAGGGACGGGTGCTGACCTGGGGCTGAGGGGCCGAGGTCGAGGGACTGAGTTGGGGAGAGGGCCACGCTCCCTGTGGGAGCTGGCTCGGGCTACCTCTCGGGCTGCTGTGCTCTGGCCAAGCTTAGCCGCCCCTTGGGCAAGCCCAGGAATGTGAACAGACCGACACACAGCttcctggcctccctgcctctgggtggggcctcctgTACCCACACCCAGGGCAGGGATGACGCCGGAACGGGACCATGAAAAATAGGCCACGGAGCAGGACAGGCCAAGCAGCTGGCCCTGTGGGCCAGGCTCAGCCTTAGGGAGGaagggcccagggaggggcctgcTCAGAGCCGTGGCAGGGCTGGCTCATGTGTGGGTGCAGAACCCTCCATAGGGCAGGGCCCATGAGAGCTGGCTCCTCCCCCGGCCCCACCTCCCAAGgttcagcatgtctggcacccCCTCTAGCCACCATGCACTGGCAGGAGAGGACCATCAGGGCCACCATGCCTCAGGGAACCCCACCAAGGTCACATGATATGTCCTGGGCCTGGACAGATGGAGTTGAGGTCTGAGATACGGCCACATGGAAGGAGTGCATCCTGGCCTGGCCAAGCCAGGCCCTGAACGGAAGTGCTCTGTCCATGTCTCTGAGGAAGCATGGTTTCTGAAGCCAGCATTGGCCCACAGGGAACCCTGCGACCTCAGAGAGCAGAAGAAGGGTCAGGCCCACCAGTCCTTCCCAGCCTGATGGGAACACATTGGAAAAGTGGGCTCTGAAGCCCACACCAGCTGCTAGGCCTCAAGAGGAGGGTGTGAGGACCAAGAAATAGAGGGGGGGAAGCCCTGGCCCAAGCTACTGGCACAGAGTCACAGGTgttcctcctctgtcctctccagATGCTCCTGGGGTAAGAAATTGGGGGATCATTTCCCTCACATCCTGGGGCCTCCATACATAGTGGAGCCTGGCCTTGATCCAACGCCAGCCATGTTGGGAATAGGGCTGGCTGTCTCTCTCTCAGCTAACCCTTAGCCCCACAGTGAAGGGCAGGGCAGTTGCGTGGTATTCAGCTCAGAGGTGGCCTAGCATGTGCTTGGGAGCCACGTCCTTGCTGTGTGGACTTGGCAAGGAGACATAGCAGATTGCTGTGAGATGAAGCACAGGACATACCAAGGAGACACCAcctgggagaaactgaggcctggagtaCGTGAGAGGCTGGCTCACTGTTTACCTGAGCCTCTCACTCTCTCAGAGTGACAAGGTGGGTGAGGGTTCACAGCCACACTGCCTGCATGACACCAGTGCCCACACAGCAACAACACAGACAGGCGTGTGCCTGGTCCCGGGGATCGGGCAGACACCAGGGCTCATGGCTCACAGGGATGGCTCTGAATGTATGGCTTGGCCATGGCACCCCCTCCGGTGCAATAGAGAGACTCCTGGAGGCCCCGCCCGTGGCCCGCCCCTGCCGGCTGCTCGCTCACCCCACTGACTCAGTGTTGGGTCTCAGTTTCGCTCTCTGCTCAGACTTTCAGCCAGATGAGCTCCCCAGGGCGGGGCAGTGTCTACTTCCTCACCTTGTTCTGGATTTGACTCCCCCCAGCTGCCAGGGGAAGACCTTGAGCTGAGCGAAGACAGGACACACACATGCAGTCACATACAGACCACCGCCACCGCACCCCTGCAAGTGAGCTCGTCACTTGAGCTGGGACACGCCCACCCACCAGCTCACCGTCCCAGGGATGTAGCAGAAGATCTTGTCGGCAGTGGTGTCCCCGTCGGGACCGGCCTCGGTGCCAAACAAGCCAGTCAGCTTCCTCGCGCCATCCTCTCTGGGGACAAGGGAGGGGGGCTCACAGCCTGGCCCCCAAGACAAGTTGAGGGCGACCCTGTGACCCAGAGGCCAAGGCTGAGCCCCTGCCCCCCTCACCTATTTCCCTTCAGTGAAGGCTTTCTGGAGAAGGAGGCCCGGAGCCTCCGAGGTGCCTGAGGGACACAGGGGCTGTTCCCCATGGCGTTGGCGGCAGCAGTGGTGGCTGGCCAAGCTGAACAGGTCGACGTCTGGGTCCCTCTGTTCTGAGCCTCCTGCCCCCGCCTCCCGGGGCGGGGCTCTGGGAAATTGCCCTGTATCCAGGAGCCGGGCAAAGGCGGAGCCTTTCCAAGGAGGGACCTGGCCCTACCTGAGCCGGGTCTTTCAGTTCTTGCCCGAGTCCTCCACACATGCAGTCCAGCCTGGGGGACAGGGGGGAAGTACCCCCCACAGCCCAGTCAAGAGCCCCCCACTCAGCCTCCAGTCTACAGGAGGGCCCTTGAAGGCCTGGCCTGTGAGTGCACTCCCTGCCTACACGTAGGCTGGGgggtgcctggggctggaggttgGTGAGCCGAGGGACCCCCTTCCAGGCCTCCCCTATGTGAGGACACATCCTGTTTCCACGTATATGCCAGTCTCTGAGTCACCAGTGACTGTAAGGGGGTGTGCCTGCTCTCAGCCACGGAAGCAGGAGTTTGCAACATCGGGGAAGGGGAAGCCAGGACCCTCTCCCAGTCCTCCCCTGCCCCAGTCCAATCCTCATCTCCAGCTGTCAAGGTCCCCGAGGCCTACCCAGAATCAGGAAGGAGACCACAACCCTCCCAGGTACACCCAGGCCATCACGGTGAGGTGAGAGGATGCTGTGCAGGCCCCCCTCCCCAGAGCCTGAGGTGAGCCAGGGGCCACAGGAGCCTCTCAGGATCAGGCTGACGGTGAACCATGCTCCTGGTTGGCACTTGTTGAGGACGTCGCCAGTTCCGCCCCACCTGGACACGATGGTGCTGCCTCAAAGCGCTCAAATGCCAACGCAGTGCCTGAGCCCAGCTGCAGACCCACCCCCAGGCCGGCCCGCTCCACCCAGACAGCACCCTGAAAGGCAGAGATGGATGCTCAGCCTCAGGCCCACAGAGCCCAAGAAACGTGTTTATTGTTCAAGTCGACTCATATTGCTGTGTGTGGTCTGTGGCACACGTGTGCCCAGCTCAGTGCAGGATCCAGAAAAGACACTACCCCACAGGAAGGAAGCCCAATTTGTGCCCTCCCTGGGAGCGTGCCTGGCTGGGGGAGGAAAAGGCGGTGTGCAAAGTACAGGCTGGGGGGGGTCTGTATCTGATTAGAAAGCCCCCCCACTAACCCTGGCTGCTCTGCATCTGACCCGTGATCCCCCAGACCTGCAGAGGCAGAGTTGGCCCAAATGTCCACCCCCATTGCTCCCTGGAGCCCCCAGCGGATGGTAGGACACCCTGAAGGGCAACTTGCTCCCAGAGACACAGACACTTCGACTAAACGTATAAACTGGGAGCTGCAGCGCTGCTCATCCAccaataaataatgaataaataaacgaataaataaataaacggcACACAGAGAAACTAACGCTGAGGAATGAACACAAACGGGTGGCCTCAACAGACAAAGACGTGGACAGACGGTGCAGGACGCCCCAGGTGGGGCCACCCCTTGGGGCTTAAGGCATGTGGAAGGCCGCGGGGTCGGCCTCTGTGCAGTCCCTGCCGTAGGTCAGAGGCTGGTGGACGACACGGACAGCGTGGGCGAAGAGGGCGGCGGGAAGTTGAGCAGCTCAAGCACCGCCACACCCACGCTGCTGCGCCGCGTGAACATGCAGGCGGCAGCCACCCACTTGTTGGTCCTCGGGTTGTACTTCTCAATGGAGTTGAGGCTGGAGCTACCGTCGTTGCCCCCCACGGCGTACAACCAGCCGTCCATGGCCACCAGGTCATGCGTGCTCCTGGAGACGGGTGGTCAGTCGGGCATGAGCCACGGGGCGGGGCCACCAGGGCGTGGGAAGAGTATCTGGGGGCGGGGCCACCAGGCGTGGGCGGAGCCTCTGGGGGCGAGGCCACGGGGAGGGGGGGGCGTGGGGGGAGGAGCCTCTGGGGACCAGAGTTGGGAAAGCCTAGAAGtagagggcaggggagggaggtgtgGGCACACCACACAGGGGTGAAGCTGTGGGACACATCTGTCAGTGTGTGTAGAGGGGAACGGCGACAGGGGACACAGCAGGCCAGTGGGGTGGGGACTGGCGCACCTTCGGATGTTCATGGGTGCCACACTCTCCCAGGCACCAGCCTTGGGGCTATATCTCTCCACCGAGTTGAGACAGCTGGTGCCATCATTGCCGCCAGCCACATAGAGGGCCCCCTCCAGCACTGCCACACCCGCGGAGCTGCGCCGGCTCAGCATGGAGGCCACAGGTGTCCACGCGTTCACCTGCAGTCAAGAGCATGGGCTAGGGGCAGACCCATCACaacctccctccacctccacagTGTAGACCCCTACTCCAGGGTGGGGTGTCTGTGGGACTTGGGTGGCCAGAGTGGTGCCCTCAAGCAGCTCTTGGGAGGCACTGTGATAGTGGTGTGTTTCGCACCTGGGGCTCGTACTTCTCCACGGAGGCCAGGTGTGATGAGCTGTCGTAACCACCTACGGC
The genomic region above belongs to Equus caballus isolate H_3958 breed thoroughbred chromosome 2, TB-T2T, whole genome shotgun sequence and contains:
- the PLEKHN1 gene encoding pleckstrin homology domain-containing family N member 1 isoform X3 produces the protein MGNSPCVPQAPRRLRASFSRKPSLKGNREDGARKLTGLFGTEAGPDGDTTADKIFCYIPGTDIPSLESQRENLEQPFLTVFKKGRRRVPVRNLGKVVHYAKVQLRFQHSQDTSDCYLELFPSHLYFQAHGSKGLTFQGLLPLMELRVCPLEGSREHAFQITGPLPAPLLVLCPSQAELGRWLYHLEKQMALVGGLQHCHSAPPQVSAGTPPPSHPHPLQPALTPLYQDPPEDELPWTLQRRLTQLRTASGRQVAGSAICASRVKLQHLPSQEQWDRLLVLYPTSLAIFSEEADGLSFKGELPLRAVHINLEEREKQIRSFLIEGRLINTIRVLCASYEDYSHWLLCLQAISRREAAPAAPGLESFLGLQTPTQVMGGGRGSLTSDGQTSWNSGCPVPPSTRTSHSLPESSVPSTTGCPAQSAPDQINPSCTSMVRQRAELRRGGSSRSPRSKVRGEGPSPATPLHLDLTKLSRAGLEGGPVAPDHPLESPHSPLYVDPYTPPATSHHKITDVQDLDEASPAREASLGPLPPPPDGRPPRSYDNIWDKVPSPSHRRWPRGAPEAEEGLIQWI
- the PLEKHN1 gene encoding pleckstrin homology domain-containing family N member 1 isoform X4 encodes the protein MGNSPCVPQAPRRLRASFSRKPSLKGNREDGARKLTGLFGTEAGPDGDTTADKIFCYIPGTDIPSLESQRENLEQPFLTVFKKGRRRVPVRNLGKVVHYAKVQLRFQHSQDTSDCYLELFPSHLYFQAHGSKGLTFQGLLPLMELRVCPLEGSREHAFQITGPLPAPLLVLCPSQAELGRWLYHLEKQMALVGGLQHCHSAPPQDPPEDELPWTLQRRLTQLRTASGRQVAGSAICASRVKLQHLPSQEQWDRLLVLYPTSLAIFSEEADGLSFKGELPLRAVHINLEEREKQIRSFLIEGRLINTIRVLCASYEDYSHWLLCLQAISRREAAPAAPGLESFLGLQTPTQVMGGGRGSLTSDGQTSWNSGCPVPPSTRTSHSLPESSVPSTTGCPAQSAPDQINPSCTSMVRQRAELRRGGSSRSPRSKVRGEGPSPATPLHLDLTKLSRAGLEGGPVAPDHPLESPHSPLYVDPYTPPATSHHKITDVQDLDEASPAREASLGPLPPPPDGRPPRSYDNIWDKVPSPSHRRWPRGAPEAEEGLIQWI
- the PLEKHN1 gene encoding pleckstrin homology domain-containing family N member 1 isoform X1, coding for MGNSPCVPQAPRRLRASFSRKPSLKGNREDGARKLTGLFGTEAGPDGDTTADKIFCYIPGTDIPSLESQRENLEQPFLTVFKKGRRRVPVRNLGKVVHYAKVQLRFQHSQDTSDCYLELFPSHLYFQAHGSKGLTFQGLLPLMELRVCPLEGSREHAFQITGPLPAPLLVLCPSQAELGRWLYHLEKQMALVGGLQHCHSAPPQVSAGTPPPSHPHPLQPALTPLYQDPPEDELPWTLQRRLTQLRTASGRQVAGSAICASRVKLQHLPSQEQWDRLLVLYPTSLAIFSEEADGLSFKGELPLRAVHINLEEREKQIRSFLIEGRLINTIRVLCASYEDYSHWLLCLQAISRREAAPAAPGLESFLGLQTPTQVMGGGRGSLTSDGQTSWNSGCPVPPSTRTSHSLPESSVPSTTGCPAQSAPDQINPSCTSMVRQRAELRRGGSSRSPRSKVRGEGPSPATPLHLDLTKLSRAGLEGGPVAPDHPLESPHSPLYVDPYTPPATSHHKITDVQDLDEFLSVMQNSLGPEPSALFPSVPVSVPVSEPSAGHSEKGALQSRAPQRHRGSIKGRGSQPPDSPQFASPAREASLGPLPPPPDGRPPRSYDNIWDKVPSPSHRRWPRGAPEAEEGLIQWI
- the PLEKHN1 gene encoding pleckstrin homology domain-containing family N member 1 isoform X2, whose protein sequence is MGNSPCVPQAPRRLRASFSRKPSLKGNREDGARKLTGLFGTEAGPDGDTTADKIFCYIPGTDIPSLESQRENLEQPFLTVFKKGRRRVPVRNLGKVVHYAKVQLRFQHSQDTSDCYLELFPSHLYFQAHGSKGLTFQGLLPLMELRVCPLEGSREHAFQITGPLPAPLLVLCPSQAELGRWLYHLEKQMALVGGLQHCHSAPPQDPPEDELPWTLQRRLTQLRTASGRQVAGSAICASRVKLQHLPSQEQWDRLLVLYPTSLAIFSEEADGLSFKGELPLRAVHINLEEREKQIRSFLIEGRLINTIRVLCASYEDYSHWLLCLQAISRREAAPAAPGLESFLGLQTPTQVMGGGRGSLTSDGQTSWNSGCPVPPSTRTSHSLPESSVPSTTGCPAQSAPDQINPSCTSMVRQRAELRRGGSSRSPRSKVRGEGPSPATPLHLDLTKLSRAGLEGGPVAPDHPLESPHSPLYVDPYTPPATSHHKITDVQDLDEFLSVMQNSLGPEPSALFPSVPVSVPVSEPSAGHSEKGALQSRAPQRHRGSIKGRGSQPPDSPQFASPAREASLGPLPPPPDGRPPRSYDNIWDKVPSPSHRRWPRGAPEAEEGLIQWI